A single region of the Garra rufa chromosome 6, GarRuf1.0, whole genome shotgun sequence genome encodes:
- the mpc2a gene encoding mitochondrial pyruvate carrier 2 — protein sequence MNMSSSSRLYSRLQSCRFYSGGFRATYHRTLDRIELKLPPKLRPLYNHPAGPKTVFFWAPVFKWGLVVAGFSDMTRPPEKLSVSQSCVITATGFIWSRYCLVIIPKNWALFAVNFFLGMCGTIQLTRIWRYNQELKQKGEEVPQS from the exons ATGAACATGAGCAGCAGCAGCAGGCTTTATTCACGACTGCAATCATGTCGCTTTTATTCCGGTGGTTTCAGAGCGACATATCACCGAACGCTGGACAGGATCGAGTTAAAGCTGCCGCCTAAATTAAGACCTCTCTACAATCATCCTGCGG gGCCTAAAACGGTGTTCTTCTGGGCGCCTGTTTTTAAATGG GGTTTAGTTGTGGCTGGATTCTCTGATATGACCCGGCCGCCAGAAAAGCTCAGCGTCTCTCAGTCCTGCGTCATTACGGCCacag GATTTATTTGGTCAAGGTACTGCTTGGTGATCATCCCTAAAAACTGGGCTCTGTTTGCGGTTAACTTCTTCCTGGGCATGTGTGGAACCATCCAGCTCACGAGAATATGGAG GTACAATCAAGAACTCAAGCAGAAAGGAGAGGAAGTGCCGCAGTCCTGA
- the LOC141336943 gene encoding uncharacterized protein, translating into MPCSKALTSDDLVHRFLTLKDRGGLQKPSPGITVVCQATERCFQRLLKANEGRAPQGRGTTAAIVTQVLSDCSEKNLFPQLHCHMFDMCVEANHVHVLGVVEKGEKSIPPQSTSAKPDVDSWQTEVAPQGLYSSLGTPPDIAVTHNPHSYLSDIIARGDTAVVFGQDASFSCTLSDASGVKQVTWQRVRNTEPVQTLATFSDLFKDHVDDQYLGKVTFTAASVNSTSIKIKNATFEDEACYICSFKVYPLQPKRQTLCLTVKGIIEITTSVNPATSSDPDVVVSCSATGKPTPTIHWKSAEEHLNNFRSSNFTTLNKDSSTTITSNLTLPLSEFHGKYVECVAQSDIIEKSDQIYVPEVDYKENKVTLRNYIIPVLVVIIISIVIIATYLHTKLNDKEKSDCMA; encoded by the exons ATGCCTTGCTCAAAAGCACTGACCTCAGATGACTTGGTACATCGTTTCCTCACTCTAAAGGACAGAGGTGGTCTACAGAAACCATCTCCAGGCATCACTGTAGTTTGCCAAGCTACAGAAAGATGCTTTCAGCGGCTTCTAAAAGCCAATGAGGGAAGGGCTCCACAGGGGAGAGGAACAACAGCAGCCATTGTCACCCAGGTTCTTTCTGATTGTTCTGAGAAGAATCTCTTCCCACAACTGCACTGTCACATGTTTGACATGTGTGTTGAAGCTAACCATGTCCATGTTCTG GGAGTTGTAGAAAAAGGGGAGAAGTCCATTCCACCGCAGTCCACCTCAGCCAAGCCAGACGTGGACTCCTGGCAGACTGAGGTTGCTCCCCAGGGTCTCTACAGCTCTCTGGGCACCCCGCCTGATATAGCTGTCACCCACAATCCACACT CTTATCTTTCAGATATCATAGCAAGAGGAGACACTGCTGTTGTGTTCGGTCAGGATGCTTCATTCTCTTGCACGCTGTCAGATGCATCTGGTGTCAAACAAGTTACTTGGCAGCGGGTACGTAATACGGAACCGGTACAAACTCTGGCTACATTCAGCGACCTCTTCAAGGATCATGTGGATGATCAGTATTTGGGAAAAGTCACTTTCACCGCAGCATCAGTTAATTCAACGTCCATTAAGATCAAAAACGCAACATTTGAAGACGAGGCTTGCTACATTTGTTCCTTCAAAGTTTATCCATTGCAACCTAAACGACAAACCTTGTGCCTCACTGTCAAAG gtataaTAGAAATAACCACGTCAGTGAATCCTGCAACCAGTTCTGATCCAGATGTTGTAGTCTCGTGTTCAGCCACCGGAAAACCGACTCCAACTATCCACTGGAAATCTGCAGAGGaacatttaaacaactttaggTCGAGTAATTTCACAACTCTCAACAAAGACAGCTCAACTACCATTACAAGCAATCTCACACTTCCACTCTCAGAGTTTCATGGGAAGTACGTGGAATGTGTGGCTCAGAGTGACATAATTGAAAAGAGCGACCAAATCTATGTGCCTGAAGTAGATTATAAAG aaaataaagtcacattaaGAAATTATATCATTCCAGTGCTGGTTGTAATTATCATCAGTATTGTCATTATCGCTACCTACCTTCACACCAAGTTAAATG ataaagaaAAATCAGATTGTATGGCTTGA
- the LOC141337503 gene encoding nectin-3-like: MLFLLILVLSLISRAYLSDIIARGDTAVEFGQDASFSCALSDASGVKQVTWQRVRDTEPVQTLATFSDLFKEHVDDQYVGKVTFTAASVNSTSIMIKNATFQDEACYICSFKVYPLQPKRQTLCLTVKGISEITIASGIPAPRTDQDVVVSCSATGKPAPTIRWKSAGKELNNFNPSSFTTLNKDSSTTITSNLTLPLSEFHGKYVECVAQSDNVEKSNHIYVPEVDYKVNNVATRSYIITVSVLIAMAVVVLVIIIICLYIRLMSKQQNQPNIL, from the exons ATGTTGTTTTTACTGATCTTAGTTTTAAGCCTCATAAGCAGAG CTTATCTTTCGGATATCATAGCAAGAGGAGACACAGCTGTTGAGTTCGGCCAGGATGCTTCGTTCTCTTGTGCGCTGTCAGACGCGTCTGGAGTCAAACAAGTCACTTGGCAGCGGGTGCGCGACACGGAACCGGTACAAACTCTGGCTACTTTCAGCGACCTCTTCAAGGAGCATGTGGATGATCAGTATGTCGGAAAAGTCACTTTCACCGCAGCGTCAGTTAATTCAACGTCCATTATGATAAAGAACGCAACATTTCAAGACGAGGCTTGCTACATTTGTTCTTTCAAAGTGTATCCATTGCAACCTAAACGACAGACGTTGTGCCTCACTGTCAAAG GTATATCAGAAATAACAATAGCGTCAGGGATTCCTGCACCCAGGACTGATCAAGATGTTGTAGTCTCCTGTTCAGCCACTGGTAAACCAGCTCCAACTATCCGCTGGAAATCTGCAGGGAAAGAGTTGAACAACTTTAATCCAAGTAGTTTCACAACTCTCAACAAAGACAGTTCAACCACCATTACGAGCAATCTCACACTTCCACTGTCAGAGTTTCATGGGAAGTACGTGGAATGTGTGGCTCAGAGTGACAACGTGGAGAAGAGCAACCACATCTATGTGCCTGAAGTAGATTATAAAG tGAACAACGTTGCAACAAGAAGTTACATCATTACAGTTTCAGTCCTCATTGCCATGGCTGTTGTGGTTCTTGTCATTATTATCATCTGTCTTTACATCAGACTAATGAGTAAGCAGCAAAATCAACCCAACATACTGTAA
- the LOC141337414 gene encoding uncharacterized protein has protein sequence MPIFYPTAAFLIMVVLCIQPTSLSAVKVKYSRDPVTKTEGLSLSLKCTVEYKTQDCNIETNWWYENSSARFLLFDPNTYLITVNETETDEDRLRNIFLTFNSLKLQDSGSYQCDATCLNSGTQAKGHLVRLTVTADLNKGLKDSTWNSQSKADPAALALSALILLLWCY, from the exons ATGCCGATCTTTTACCCGACTGCTGCGTTTCTTATAATGGTTGTTCTCTGCATTCAGCCAACTTCTCTATCAGCAG TGAAAGTGAAATATTCACGTGATCCGGTAACGAAGACTGAAGGTCTTTCGTTGTCTCTCAAGTGCACGGTGGAGTATAAGACACAGGATTGCAACATTGAGACCAATTGGTGGTATGAAAACAGCAGTGCACGTTTTCTCCTCTTTGATCCTAACACATATCTGATCACAGTAAATGAAACAGAAACAGATGAGGACAGGCTAAGGAACATTTTCCTGACATTCAATTCCTTGAAACTTCAAGACAGTGGCTCCTACCAATGTGATGCCACATGTCTCAACAGTGGGACTCAAGCAAAAGGTCATCTTGTGCGTCTCACCGTCACAG CTGATCTAAACAAAGGTCTGAAGGACTCAACATGGAACAGCCAGTCAAAGGCAGACCCAGCTGCGCTAGCACTCAGTGCCttgatattattattatggtgttattaa